A single genomic interval of Zobellia nedashkovskayae harbors:
- a CDS encoding RNA methyltransferase — MRKLKNEELNRLDIEAFKEADKSPIVIIMDNIRSLNNIGSVFRTSDAFLIEKIYLCGITAQPPHKDIRKTALGATESVTWEHKKSTVDLVKSLTADGYTILAIEQAENAIMLNELEIDPAKKYALVFGNEVKGVSQEVVDASHSVIEIPQYGTKHSLNISVSAGVVVWDLWSKMNALKA; from the coding sequence ATGCGTAAACTTAAGAACGAAGAACTGAACCGATTAGATATTGAAGCTTTTAAAGAGGCTGATAAGTCGCCCATTGTCATTATAATGGATAATATCCGGAGCTTAAATAATATAGGGTCGGTTTTTAGAACTTCCGATGCTTTTTTAATCGAAAAAATATACCTCTGTGGCATTACTGCGCAACCACCGCATAAAGACATTAGAAAAACAGCTTTGGGTGCTACTGAAAGCGTAACATGGGAACATAAAAAAAGTACGGTTGATTTAGTGAAATCGTTGACCGCAGATGGTTATACCATCTTGGCTATTGAGCAAGCGGAAAATGCCATAATGCTTAATGAATTAGAAATAGACCCGGCCAAAAAGTACGCCTTAGTTTTTGGTAATGAGGTAAAAGGAGTGTCCCAAGAAGTGGTAGACGCCAGCCATAGTGTAATAGAGATTCCACAATACGGTACTAAACACTCCTTGAATATTTCGGTGAGTGCAGGTGTTGTCGTTTGGGATTTATGGTCTAAAATGAATGCACTAAAAGCCTAG
- the folK gene encoding 2-amino-4-hydroxy-6-hydroxymethyldihydropteridine diphosphokinase, which translates to MSNPKTVYLSLGSNLGDTLNNLQDALFAINNAAGEVQKISHVYQTSSWGFESNDFMNICISLKTIMAPQELLRTLLDIETKLGRIRSGEDGYHPRLIDIDILYYEREVFISDNLIIPHPELTYRKFVLKPLGDIAPQFYHPILNKDTRNLVQECRDKGKLERTPFKLHRNRADLFAHINFVAIEGNIGAGKTTLANKISEDFNGKLVLERFADNAFLPKFYEDQHRYAFPLEMSFLADRYQQFTDDTSQYDLFKKFMVSDYDIYKSLIFARITLQAEEFELYRKLFYLMYKEVKKPKVYVYLYQTTERLLENIKERGRDYEKKIAPDYLQKINQGYFDFIKGYPEQNNLIIEMGDLDFVGNKDDYDTIIDKITKFAIHLPN; encoded by the coding sequence ATGAGCAACCCCAAAACAGTATACCTATCACTTGGAAGTAATCTTGGTGATACTTTGAACAACTTACAGGACGCATTGTTTGCTATAAACAATGCTGCCGGAGAAGTGCAAAAGATATCCCATGTGTATCAAACAAGCTCCTGGGGTTTTGAGTCTAACGACTTCATGAATATTTGCATATCCCTTAAAACAATTATGGCTCCGCAAGAACTTTTGCGAACCTTATTGGATATTGAGACTAAGTTAGGCAGGATAAGATCAGGCGAAGATGGGTACCACCCTAGATTAATTGATATTGATATTTTATATTACGAAAGGGAAGTTTTCATTTCTGATAACTTAATTATTCCGCATCCTGAGCTTACGTACCGCAAATTTGTATTAAAACCTTTGGGTGATATTGCCCCTCAGTTCTATCATCCCATTTTAAATAAAGATACACGGAACCTTGTGCAAGAATGTCGCGACAAAGGGAAGTTGGAACGCACCCCTTTTAAATTACATAGAAACAGAGCCGACCTTTTTGCGCATATAAACTTTGTAGCTATTGAAGGGAACATTGGTGCCGGTAAAACAACTTTGGCAAATAAGATATCGGAAGATTTTAACGGTAAATTGGTATTAGAGCGTTTTGCAGACAACGCATTTCTTCCAAAATTTTACGAAGACCAACACCGTTACGCTTTTCCTTTGGAGATGTCTTTCTTAGCAGATAGATACCAGCAGTTTACAGATGACACCTCTCAATATGACCTATTTAAGAAGTTCATGGTGAGTGATTATGACATTTATAAATCCCTCATATTTGCCCGTATTACATTACAGGCAGAGGAATTTGAACTCTACCGGAAACTATTCTACCTCATGTATAAAGAGGTGAAAAAGCCCAAAGTATACGTATACCTTTACCAAACCACTGAACGTTTGTTAGAAAACATTAAGGAAAGAGGTAGAGATTATGAAAAAAAGATTGCTCCTGATTATCTTCAAAAGATTAACCAAGGGTATTTTGATTTCATCAAAGGATATCCTGAACAGAACAACCTAATTATTGAAATGGGCGACCTTGATTTTGTTGGTAATAAAGACGATTACGACACCATTATTGATAAGATAACCAAATTCGCCATTCATTTACCCAACTAG
- a CDS encoding queuosine precursor transporter, producing MNLKDSRLAYQIYLYLGALFITSLVVSNLIFQKFFYWNPFGDFTIFGVSLFEISVGILPYPITFLITDLISEIYGRKKANQIVTAGIFASLFSMAIILLAEVAPAIPSSPIDDATFTQVFALSPIAVLASMIAYLFAQYIDIAIYHFWKKLTKGKYLWVRNNFSTFLSQFVDTFTVVGLLCVFGILPWDLFFGLVVSGFVFKILIALLDTPFLYLFVYIMRKRFNLAVGEEIVLEV from the coding sequence ATGAATTTAAAAGATAGCCGTTTGGCATATCAGATATATCTTTATTTGGGAGCGCTGTTTATTACCTCTTTGGTGGTCTCTAATCTTATTTTTCAGAAGTTCTTCTATTGGAATCCTTTTGGTGATTTTACCATTTTTGGAGTGTCACTTTTTGAAATATCAGTAGGAATTTTGCCTTACCCAATCACCTTTTTAATTACAGATTTAATTTCTGAGATTTATGGTAGAAAGAAGGCTAATCAGATTGTTACGGCAGGTATTTTTGCCAGCTTATTCTCTATGGCTATAATCCTTTTGGCAGAAGTGGCTCCAGCCATACCTTCTTCTCCAATAGACGATGCAACATTTACCCAAGTATTTGCGCTGTCCCCAATAGCGGTTTTGGCTTCTATGATAGCCTATCTCTTTGCGCAGTATATTGATATTGCCATTTATCATTTCTGGAAAAAATTGACCAAAGGCAAGTATTTGTGGGTACGTAATAACTTCTCTACCTTTCTTTCTCAGTTTGTAGATACCTTCACTGTAGTAGGGCTTCTCTGTGTATTTGGTATTCTTCCGTGGGACCTTTTTTTTGGGTTGGTCGTGAGTGGATTTGTTTTTAAAATTTTAATAGCACTCTTAGACACTCCTTTCTTGTATTTGTTCGTATATATAATGAGAAAGCGGTTTAATTTGGCCGTGGGAGAAGAAATAGTGCTAGAGGTATAA
- a CDS encoding MGH1-like glycoside hydrolase domain-containing protein: MLTAKIAMRLPRRFFLLLAISIAIWSCTDKPSEQEIKKQNKDTGWEQLITEANTIGKPEWRPMLQYVAELHKKSTHEAVWPFEHEWEEIGPGYIYGPAFGHWDIVNQAIDVVNSHPEHAIKQMFNNIKNQEADGLIPGSIWMPNAESDSVTWDKKIGHPPFWPFAVEDYRKVTGNDSIINHFYSPLIRQITWFENNRKAEGEGFFYNDILLKEWESGIDEGIRFDDTKDGKFACIDATCHVYFMYQMASKWSKELNLDNTYFEKRSENLKKFIQTELYSEEEGLFFDSWAMKDPSLRSLAFETLFPIVFGVATQEQADRLIDDYLLDSSYFNTAHPVATVGKRDPKFELRMWRGPSWNSMTYWIARGCTQYGREDATKILMEKALDQSSVQFEKTGTIWEFYHPLGGSPKDVLRKPQTEKNEPCKDYLGHNPLIEMTRLYDSVKK, from the coding sequence ATGCTAACAGCCAAAATAGCAATGAGATTACCAAGAAGATTTTTTTTGTTACTAGCAATCAGTATTGCAATTTGGAGTTGTACCGATAAACCTTCAGAACAAGAAATCAAAAAACAAAATAAAGACACAGGCTGGGAGCAACTAATAACAGAAGCAAACACCATAGGCAAGCCCGAATGGAGACCTATGTTACAATATGTAGCCGAATTACATAAAAAAAGTACACACGAAGCTGTATGGCCCTTTGAACACGAATGGGAAGAAATTGGACCAGGATATATTTACGGACCTGCATTTGGGCATTGGGATATTGTTAACCAAGCCATTGATGTGGTCAACTCTCATCCAGAACATGCTATTAAACAAATGTTCAACAATATTAAAAACCAAGAAGCAGACGGTTTAATTCCTGGGTCGATTTGGATGCCAAATGCAGAATCGGACAGTGTAACTTGGGATAAAAAGATAGGACACCCTCCATTCTGGCCATTTGCAGTAGAAGATTACAGGAAAGTTACAGGAAACGATTCCATAATAAATCATTTTTACTCCCCATTAATTAGACAAATCACTTGGTTTGAAAATAATCGAAAAGCAGAAGGAGAAGGCTTCTTTTACAATGACATTCTACTTAAGGAGTGGGAAAGCGGAATAGACGAAGGAATACGGTTTGACGATACAAAAGATGGAAAATTCGCATGTATCGATGCCACCTGCCATGTTTATTTTATGTACCAGATGGCAAGCAAATGGTCTAAAGAACTAAATCTGGACAACACCTACTTTGAAAAGCGTTCAGAGAATTTAAAGAAATTTATTCAAACCGAATTATATTCAGAAGAAGAAGGTTTGTTTTTTGATTCTTGGGCAATGAAAGACCCTTCACTTAGAAGTTTAGCTTTTGAGACGTTGTTTCCTATTGTATTTGGGGTAGCAACTCAAGAACAAGCAGATAGATTAATAGATGATTACCTTTTAGATAGTTCCTATTTTAACACGGCGCACCCAGTTGCAACAGTTGGCAAACGCGACCCTAAATTTGAATTAAGAATGTGGCGCGGACCATCTTGGAACAGCATGACCTATTGGATTGCCCGTGGCTGTACCCAATATGGAAGAGAAGATGCAACAAAGATACTTATGGAAAAAGCATTGGACCAAAGTTCAGTACAATTTGAAAAGACTGGAACCATATGGGAATTCTATCATCCTTTGGGAGGAAGCCCTAAAGATGTTTTGCGAAAACCACAAACAGAGAAAAACGAACCCTGTAAAGATTATTTAGGTCATAATCCTTTAATTGAAATGACTAGACTATATGATAGCGTAAAAAAGTAA
- a CDS encoding DUF5723 family protein, producing the protein MKKTILTSLLVLGAVSVKAQSYVGFLTDNYSGVNSLIANPANITDSRFKTDINIVGASTFFSNDYYGLKLGDVITSDFDFDTDGKKYPKDSNNFFGNADVLGPSFMFNLTPTSSLAVFTRGRVGYNVNKINGDTFESLSNDFDENDDLMIDEEDVYLTANAWAEIGITYAQVLMNKDQHFLKGGISLKYLQGMGNAYASGKDITIDYDADGTPLPGGQTTGSIESVGEVNYGHSDNIDDNFENFEVEIVDGATGFGVDLGAVYEWRPDYASYVSTDGANSFKHLNKYKLKFALSISDIGSINYKNGTQNTYDITGTVNEDDFENEDNLEDLLNNLYTQTSVDTSEKFALPTALHFNVDYSLNNRFYLNLNTDFSLRSNSKVNTNRIPTMVSFTPRFESKWLSFYMPVSITQGSGAQWGAGFRAGPLYVGSGSVMTLLLSDNSKAADVYAGLKIPVYQGKPKDRDGDGIVNRKDDCPDEFGPIENNGCPWPDTDGDKVIDKEDKCSEEAGEVLNDGCPLVDSDGDDVLDEDDKCPNQPGAAENQGCPWPDTDGDGVLDKNDQCPNEMGTVANNGCPETPEVTEEVQKLLNDYAKTILFNSGKASIKAESTSVLVDIMSILKEYPEAKFTVEGHTDSVGSKSTNQKLSESRAISVKDFLIEKGIDSSRLTAIGHGEDKPIASNMYKDGRAQNRRVEINLVK; encoded by the coding sequence ATGAAAAAAACCATACTTACATCCTTACTGGTATTGGGGGCAGTTAGTGTCAAAGCCCAATCCTATGTCGGATTTCTGACGGATAATTACAGTGGCGTCAACAGCTTAATTGCCAACCCTGCAAATATTACGGATTCTAGATTCAAAACAGATATTAATATTGTAGGTGCAAGCACATTCTTTAGTAACGATTATTATGGATTAAAACTGGGTGACGTAATCACCTCAGATTTTGATTTTGATACTGATGGTAAAAAGTACCCCAAAGACAGCAATAATTTCTTTGGTAATGCAGATGTTTTGGGCCCATCATTTATGTTTAACCTTACACCCACAAGCTCACTAGCCGTATTTACAAGGGGAAGAGTAGGTTACAATGTAAACAAAATTAATGGAGACACTTTTGAAAGCCTTTCTAATGATTTTGATGAGAACGATGACCTAATGATAGATGAAGAAGATGTTTATCTTACGGCTAATGCATGGGCAGAAATTGGCATTACTTACGCACAAGTTCTGATGAACAAGGACCAACACTTCCTTAAAGGAGGTATTTCCTTAAAATACCTACAAGGTATGGGAAATGCTTACGCCAGTGGAAAAGACATAACTATAGATTATGATGCTGATGGCACTCCTTTACCAGGTGGGCAAACTACCGGAAGTATCGAATCCGTAGGCGAAGTAAACTATGGCCACAGTGATAATATTGATGATAATTTTGAAAATTTTGAAGTTGAAATTGTAGATGGTGCAACTGGCTTTGGTGTAGATTTAGGAGCTGTTTACGAGTGGAGACCTGATTACGCTTCCTATGTTTCTACCGATGGTGCAAACTCTTTTAAACATCTGAACAAGTACAAATTGAAATTTGCCCTTTCTATAAGTGATATCGGTTCCATAAACTATAAAAATGGTACTCAGAACACCTATGATATAACAGGTACGGTAAATGAAGACGATTTTGAGAACGAAGACAATTTAGAAGACCTCTTAAACAACTTATATACGCAGACTTCAGTTGATACCTCAGAAAAATTTGCTTTACCAACAGCTCTTCATTTTAACGTAGACTATAGTTTAAACAATAGATTTTACCTGAATTTAAATACTGATTTTTCATTGCGTTCTAATTCCAAAGTAAATACAAATAGAATACCAACAATGGTTTCTTTTACTCCTCGCTTTGAAAGCAAATGGCTTAGCTTTTACATGCCTGTGAGCATTACCCAAGGCTCAGGAGCACAATGGGGAGCTGGTTTTAGAGCAGGACCTCTATATGTGGGTTCTGGCTCTGTCATGACCTTATTACTAAGTGACAACTCAAAAGCGGCCGACGTTTATGCGGGATTGAAAATACCGGTATACCAAGGAAAACCTAAAGACAGAGATGGCGATGGTATAGTAAACAGAAAAGACGATTGCCCTGATGAATTTGGCCCAATTGAAAACAACGGTTGCCCGTGGCCTGATACCGATGGTGACAAGGTTATTGACAAAGAGGATAAGTGTTCTGAAGAAGCAGGCGAAGTATTGAACGATGGTTGCCCATTAGTTGATTCTGATGGCGATGATGTACTTGATGAAGATGATAAATGTCCTAACCAACCTGGAGCAGCAGAAAACCAAGGGTGTCCTTGGCCAGATACAGATGGTGATGGTGTTTTAGACAAAAACGACCAATGTCCTAATGAAATGGGAACCGTTGCTAACAATGGTTGTCCAGAAACTCCTGAAGTTACCGAAGAAGTTCAAAAACTACTGAACGATTACGCTAAAACTATTCTTTTTAACTCTGGAAAAGCGAGTATAAAAGCAGAATCCACAAGTGTTTTGGTAGACATCATGAGCATTCTTAAAGAGTATCCTGAAGCTAAATTTACGGTAGAAGGCCATACAGACAGCGTAGGTAGCAAATCTACGAATCAAAAGCTATCTGAATCCAGAGCTATTTCGGTTAAGGACTTTTTAATAGAAAAAGGAATTGACAGCTCTCGTTTAACAGCTATTGGTCATGGAGAAGATAAACCTATTGCCTCCAACATGTACAAAGATGGTCGGGCTCAAAATAGAAGGGTAGAAATTAATCTAGTAAAATAA
- the mutS gene encoding DNA mismatch repair protein MutS, whose amino-acid sequence MKQYNTIKTKYPDALLLFRVGDFYETFGEDAVRASKILGIILTHRNNGGERTELAGFPHHSVNTYLPKLVKAGERVAICDQLEDPKMTKTIVKRGVTELVTPGVAMNDDILNAKTNNFLCAVHFGRKLLGVSFVDISTGEFLTSEGTEEQIDKLLQNFAPNEVLVSKKHKKEFLDVFGKQFHTFYMEDWVFQNDYALETLTNHFKTSTLKGFGVDHLGHGIIASGVVLHYLSETQHRQLQHINSLKRIAEEEHIWMDRFTIRNLELYHSNNQNAVTLLSIIDKTLSPMGGRMLKRWLALPLKNTEKISRRHQVVSYLRDHDDSLLKIQQRIKQMGDLERLISKVATGKVNPKEIVQLKNSLEAIIPIKQLTAQSNDESLQLISDQLHACDMLRSKIKEMINEEAPVHIPKGKTIADGYSDELDELRGLAFSGKDYLDKMLTRETERTGITSLKIASNNVFGYYIEVRNTHKDKVPEEWIRKQTLVNAERYITEELKEYEAKILGAEERILNLEQQLFSQLVVWAQEYIAPVQNNAQQIAQLDCLCGFAQLAKENNYSKPNINDSTEINIKNGRHPVIEKQLPLGEAYIANDVILNRDEQQIIMITGPNMSGKSAILRQTALIVLLAQMGSFVPAEAAEIGYVDKIFTRVGASDNISMGESTFMVEMNETASILNNLSERSLVLLDEIGRGTSTYDGISIAWAISEYLHEHPARAKTLFATHYHELNEMCNTFERIKNFNVSVKELKDNVLFLRKLTEGGSEHSFGIHVAKMAGMPSQVIHKANKILKKLEKSHSSEELTDKLNSAQDEMQLSFFNLDDPLLLQIKEEITYLDINTLTPVEALMKLNEIKRLLTKNKKATS is encoded by the coding sequence ATGAAACAGTACAATACCATCAAGACGAAGTATCCTGATGCTTTATTATTGTTTCGTGTAGGCGATTTTTATGAAACTTTTGGTGAAGATGCCGTAAGAGCTTCAAAAATTTTGGGGATTATACTCACCCACCGTAACAATGGTGGTGAGCGCACTGAATTGGCGGGTTTTCCTCACCATTCAGTCAACACCTATTTGCCCAAATTGGTGAAAGCTGGGGAGCGGGTTGCTATTTGCGACCAGTTGGAGGATCCAAAAATGACCAAAACTATCGTGAAACGGGGTGTCACGGAACTGGTTACTCCCGGCGTTGCTATGAACGATGATATTCTAAATGCCAAGACCAATAACTTTCTTTGTGCCGTTCACTTTGGAAGAAAACTACTTGGTGTTTCTTTTGTTGATATTTCTACAGGTGAATTTCTCACTTCTGAAGGTACGGAAGAACAAATTGATAAACTCTTACAAAACTTTGCTCCCAACGAAGTGTTGGTTTCAAAAAAACATAAAAAAGAATTTCTAGATGTTTTCGGGAAACAGTTCCACACTTTTTATATGGAAGACTGGGTTTTTCAAAACGATTACGCCCTAGAGACCCTTACCAATCATTTTAAAACTAGCACACTAAAAGGCTTTGGTGTTGACCATCTAGGCCATGGTATTATTGCATCCGGCGTGGTTTTGCATTACCTATCGGAAACACAGCATAGACAGCTACAACACATAAACAGCCTAAAACGTATTGCCGAGGAAGAACATATCTGGATGGACCGTTTTACCATTAGAAACTTAGAACTTTACCATTCCAACAACCAAAATGCGGTAACACTTTTAAGTATTATAGATAAGACCTTATCTCCTATGGGCGGGCGTATGCTTAAAAGATGGCTGGCACTCCCGTTAAAGAACACTGAAAAAATAAGCCGACGGCACCAGGTAGTTTCCTATTTGCGAGATCATGATGATTCTCTGTTAAAAATTCAGCAACGTATCAAACAAATGGGCGATTTGGAACGCCTCATTTCTAAAGTTGCTACCGGAAAAGTGAATCCAAAAGAGATTGTACAGCTCAAAAATTCACTGGAAGCTATTATTCCTATAAAACAACTCACGGCACAAAGTAATGATGAGTCTTTACAACTGATATCCGACCAACTACATGCATGCGACATGTTACGCAGCAAGATTAAGGAAATGATTAATGAGGAAGCTCCCGTCCATATTCCAAAAGGCAAAACTATTGCCGATGGTTATTCTGATGAGCTGGACGAACTTCGCGGATTGGCATTTTCAGGTAAAGATTACTTAGATAAAATGTTGACACGCGAAACTGAACGCACCGGCATTACTTCTCTTAAAATAGCTTCTAACAATGTTTTTGGCTATTACATTGAAGTCCGTAATACACATAAGGACAAAGTGCCCGAAGAGTGGATTCGCAAGCAAACCTTAGTTAATGCAGAACGCTATATTACAGAGGAACTTAAGGAATACGAAGCCAAAATTTTAGGAGCAGAAGAACGTATACTTAATCTTGAGCAACAACTGTTTTCTCAATTGGTGGTTTGGGCACAAGAATATATTGCTCCAGTTCAAAATAACGCTCAACAAATTGCTCAGTTAGATTGTCTTTGTGGTTTTGCTCAACTTGCCAAAGAGAACAACTATTCAAAACCAAACATTAACGACTCTACCGAAATCAATATTAAAAATGGTAGACACCCCGTTATAGAAAAGCAATTACCATTGGGCGAGGCCTATATTGCCAATGATGTAATTCTAAACCGAGACGAGCAACAAATTATAATGATCACCGGTCCTAACATGAGTGGTAAATCCGCTATTCTTAGGCAGACGGCACTTATCGTACTTTTGGCTCAAATGGGCTCTTTTGTACCTGCAGAAGCTGCTGAAATAGGTTATGTAGACAAAATCTTTACCCGTGTTGGCGCGAGTGATAATATTTCTATGGGTGAATCTACTTTTATGGTGGAAATGAATGAGACCGCTTCTATTCTGAACAACCTATCCGAACGTAGTTTGGTCCTACTAGATGAGATTGGAAGAGGAACAAGCACTTACGATGGTATTTCTATTGCTTGGGCCATTAGTGAGTATCTTCATGAGCATCCTGCAAGAGCCAAAACACTTTTTGCCACACACTATCATGAGCTTAATGAAATGTGTAATACCTTTGAGCGCATCAAAAATTTTAACGTTTCAGTGAAAGAATTGAAAGACAATGTGCTTTTTCTTCGGAAATTGACCGAAGGTGGAAGCGAACATAGTTTTGGTATTCATGTGGCTAAAATGGCGGGAATGCCCTCCCAAGTCATCCATAAAGCGAATAAAATTCTCAAAAAACTTGAAAAATCGCACTCCAGCGAAGAGCTGACCGATAAATTAAACAGTGCCCAAGATGAGATGCAACTAAGCTTCTTTAATTTGGATGACCCATTGCTCTTGCAGATAAAAGAAGAAATCACCTATCTCGATATCAACACCTTAACACCCGTTGAAGCTCTTATGAAATTGAATGAAATAAAGCGATTATTAACAAAAAACAAGAAGGCAACCTCATAA
- the sppA gene encoding signal peptide peptidase SppA, translating to MKFLRNLLAAIIGCLIAFGVILIMIVIFAGIVGSSEESVSIKNNSILELQLKLPISDYVGDNSMDPFTGAFMEQSQGLDEILQAITVAKDDDDIKGISINNNFVMAGLAQTQAIRKALEGFKESGKFIYTYGDFYMQKDYYLASVADSVFINPVGGLDFRGLSSEVLFFKDLQEKTGIKMEVIRHGKYKSAVEPFIANEMSEANRTQINELIGSLWNSMVDDISKGRSISSTDLNIIADTLGGRTPEFAKETGLLDDVIFFDQYEQKLRNAIHLEKEDDLNIVELQDYVIRSNKKVIKSGKDKIAVVFAQGEILYGEGGPDVIGQGIINEAIIKAKEDDDVKAIVLRVNSPGGSALTSDIIWREIVLAKEKKPVVVSMGNVAASGGYYIAVGADRIFAEPTTVTGSIGVFGTVPNLTELAADIGVNAEQVGTNKNSVEYSVFEPMSSEFRGYVQESIESTYDTFLQRVSQGRNISMAEADSLAQGRVWSGVDAKRIGLIDELGNLEDAIAEAAKMAELSDYGIKKFPKYKTGIERLLEDLGGASAKVKQDFIEEEIGSEAYSILKQVKSAMEQEGVQARMPFVLDIK from the coding sequence ATGAAATTCTTAAGAAATCTTTTGGCGGCCATTATCGGCTGCCTTATTGCTTTTGGAGTTATTTTAATAATGATCGTTATTTTTGCCGGTATTGTAGGCAGTTCTGAAGAGTCGGTTTCCATAAAGAACAACTCCATTTTAGAGCTCCAACTAAAATTACCTATTAGTGATTACGTAGGCGATAATAGTATGGATCCGTTTACAGGGGCCTTCATGGAGCAATCGCAAGGTCTAGATGAGATTTTACAGGCTATTACTGTAGCAAAAGATGATGATGATATCAAAGGCATAAGCATCAATAATAACTTTGTGATGGCCGGTCTTGCCCAGACGCAGGCAATTAGAAAAGCACTAGAAGGCTTTAAAGAAAGTGGTAAGTTCATCTACACGTATGGAGATTTTTATATGCAGAAAGATTACTACTTGGCCAGTGTTGCCGATTCTGTATTTATAAACCCAGTAGGAGGATTGGATTTTAGAGGCTTGTCTTCAGAAGTATTATTCTTTAAAGATTTACAGGAGAAAACAGGCATAAAGATGGAAGTCATACGCCACGGAAAGTATAAGAGTGCTGTTGAGCCTTTTATTGCTAACGAAATGAGTGAGGCTAACCGTACACAGATTAACGAATTAATTGGTTCGTTGTGGAATTCTATGGTTGATGATATTTCTAAGGGAAGAAGCATTTCTTCTACCGATTTGAATATCATTGCAGATACCTTAGGAGGTAGAACTCCAGAATTTGCCAAAGAAACCGGACTGTTAGATGATGTTATTTTCTTTGATCAATACGAACAGAAACTTAGAAATGCTATACATCTTGAAAAGGAAGATGATTTAAATATTGTAGAGTTACAGGATTATGTAATCCGTTCGAACAAAAAAGTAATTAAAAGCGGAAAAGATAAGATAGCCGTTGTTTTTGCGCAAGGCGAAATATTATATGGGGAAGGTGGACCGGATGTTATTGGTCAGGGTATAATCAATGAAGCTATTATTAAAGCAAAAGAGGACGATGATGTAAAAGCAATTGTACTTAGGGTGAACTCTCCTGGAGGTAGTGCTTTAACTTCCGATATCATTTGGAGAGAGATTGTATTGGCAAAAGAAAAAAAACCTGTAGTGGTTTCCATGGGTAACGTGGCGGCTTCCGGAGGATATTATATTGCTGTTGGTGCAGATAGGATATTTGCAGAACCTACTACGGTTACCGGCTCTATAGGTGTTTTTGGAACAGTGCCAAATTTAACTGAGCTTGCTGCTGATATAGGTGTTAATGCAGAACAAGTGGGTACGAATAAAAACTCAGTAGAATATTCCGTTTTTGAACCCATGTCTAGCGAATTTAGAGGTTATGTTCAAGAAAGTATTGAAAGTACTTATGATACTTTTTTACAACGGGTTTCTCAAGGGCGTAATATTAGTATGGCAGAAGCAGATAGTCTAGCGCAAGGACGCGTATGGAGTGGGGTAGATGCAAAACGTATTGGTCTTATAGACGAATTGGGTAATCTGGAAGATGCCATTGCAGAAGCTGCGAAAATGGCTGAATTGAGTGATTATGGCATAAAGAAATTTCCAAAATATAAAACTGGTATAGAACGTTTATTGGAAGATTTAGGCGGTGCCAGTGCTAAAGTGAAGCAAGATTTTATAGAAGAAGAAATTGGTTCTGAAGCGTATTCCATTTTAAAACAGGTGAAATCTGCGATGGAGCAGGAGGGAGTGCAGGCACGTATGCCTTTTGTGCTTGATATTAAATAA